The Alysiella filiformis sequence TTTCTCCAAAGGCAATCATGAAACCAAAATGCGATTATACGGCAAATGTAAAGAAATGTTGGGATTTGTATCAAAATTGTGTTTTCAGGCTGCCTGAAAATATTTTTAAGATGCAGAGTGCAACTTGTTGTACCCTAATACCATATTTTAACGCGAGTTCGAGATAAAAGTGATTGATAAATTTAAGTAACTTTACCCCCTCTCCCTGTGGGAGAGGGCTGGGGAGAGGGTATGCTGCTCAACAAACCCGCTCTCCAACGCTTTCCCACAAGGAAAGAGGGCTGTTTTATTGGCAAATTGACAGTTACTTATCCCGAGTTCACATTATTTTAATAACGTGATGAAGTATTGATTTTCAATAACATTTCCACCATTTCATCGGGCAAAATTTGCAGCGTTGGTTCAAGAATACGTTGCGGAATACCGCGATAATATGCTTCGGCAATGCTGCCTGTAATTGCCGTCAGCGTATCGGAATCGCCGCCCAGCGACACCGCCAAACGAATCGCATCTTCAAAATTTTCGCTTTCCAAAAAAGCGGTTATTGCTTGCGGCACCGTACCTTGACAGCTTTCATCAAAGGCATAATTGGGGCGGATTTCATCGCAGGTCGCACTCAAATCGTATTCAAAATAATCGGCAATGTTTTGGCGGATAAAGGTTTTGCTTTCGCCCGTTCGCGCCCAAAAAATGGCGGCGGCGGTGGCTTGTGCGCCTTTAATGCCTTCGGGGTGGTTGTGGGTAATGGCAGCAGAATCATGGGCGAAATTCAGCACATCGGTTAATTTGTCAAATGCCCAGCCGATTGCCGACACGCGCATTGCCGAACCGTTGCCCCACGATAAATAAGGCTGTGGATTTTCCGACCAAATCCATTCATTGAAACGCACACCGTATGCACCCATTGGGCTGGGGTAGCGTCTGCACCATTTTTGCATAATCGTGTTCAAATCGTAGCGGCAACCGCCCACCACCCACTCGCTTACGGCAACGGTGCAAATGGTGTCATCGGTAAAATGGCTTGCGCTGGTAAACAATTCAAAATCTTTACCGCGATAATTTTTAAATTCAAAACGCGACCCGATGATGTCGCCAATCGCTGCACCCAACATGGTTTTTTCCTTTTAAAATAATCAAATGTGCATGATAACACATTTTTTCAGGCAGCCTGAAAAGCCAATTATGCTAAAATCCCCCAGATTAAATTCAAGAAGGTCAATCCAAAAATGTATCAAAATCAAAATATTATTGTCGGCTTGTCGGGCGGTGTGGACAGCTCGGTAACCGCCGCCCTGCTCAAACAGCAAGGCGCAAACGTACACGGCGTATTCATGCAAAACTGGGAAGACGACAACAACGACCAATATTGCAGCATCAAACAGGATTCGCTGGACGCGATGGCGGTTGCCGACATCATTGGCATAGACATGGACATCGTCAATTTTGCCGCGCAATACAAAGACAAGGTGTTTGCCTATTTTTTGCAAGAATATCAGGCAGGCAGAACGCCCAATCCCGATGTGTTGTGCAATGCCGAAATCAAATTCAAATGTTTTTTGGATTATGCGATTGAACAAGGTGCAGAAGCCATTGCCACAGGACACTATGCGCGTAAAGACGTGCGCGATGGCATACACCACCTGCTGCGCGGCGTGGACGGCAACAAAGACCAAAGCTATTTTCTCTATCGCTTACAGCCACATCAGTTGGAAAAAGCCTTATTTCCATTGGGCGATTTGGAAAAGCCCGAAGTGCGCCGCTTGGCAGAACAATTCAGGCTGCCCACCGCCACCAAAAAAGACAGCACAGGCATTTGTTTTATTGGCGAACGCCCTTTCCGCGAATTTTTGCAAAAATACCTGCCCACCCACGAAGGCAATATGCTCACCCCCGAAGGCAAAATCGTGGGCAAACATTTGGGCTTGACCTTTTACACGATTGGGCAACGCAAAGGCTTGGGAATAGGCGGGGCGGGCGAACCTTGGTTTGTGGTAGGCAAAAATCTGCCGAAAAATGAATTGATTGTGGTGCAAGGTCATGACCACCCTTTGCTGTTTACCCAATCGCTGAAAATGCACGATTTGAGCTGGACGCTGCCTGAAAAACCACGCGAAGGTCGCTACACTTGCAAAACGCGCTATCGCATGGCAGATGCGGCTTGTGAATTGCGTTATCTGTCTGATGATGTTGCCGAATTGCGGTTTGACGCGCCACAATGGGCGGTAACGCATGGGCAATCGGCAGTATTGTATGATGGCGAAATTTGTTTGGGCGGCGGCATCATTACCGCCACCGATAAAGATGTGATTGTGGTGTAATATTGTTTCAGGCAG is a genomic window containing:
- a CDS encoding ADP-ribosylglycohydrolase family protein, which translates into the protein MLGAAIGDIIGSRFEFKNYRGKDFELFTSASHFTDDTICTVAVSEWVVGGCRYDLNTIMQKWCRRYPSPMGAYGVRFNEWIWSENPQPYLSWGNGSAMRVSAIGWAFDKLTDVLNFAHDSAAITHNHPEGIKGAQATAAAIFWARTGESKTFIRQNIADYFEYDLSATCDEIRPNYAFDESCQGTVPQAITAFLESENFEDAIRLAVSLGGDSDTLTAITGSIAEAYYRGIPQRILEPTLQILPDEMVEMLLKINTSSRY
- the mnmA gene encoding tRNA 2-thiouridine(34) synthase MnmA: MYQNQNIIVGLSGGVDSSVTAALLKQQGANVHGVFMQNWEDDNNDQYCSIKQDSLDAMAVADIIGIDMDIVNFAAQYKDKVFAYFLQEYQAGRTPNPDVLCNAEIKFKCFLDYAIEQGAEAIATGHYARKDVRDGIHHLLRGVDGNKDQSYFLYRLQPHQLEKALFPLGDLEKPEVRRLAEQFRLPTATKKDSTGICFIGERPFREFLQKYLPTHEGNMLTPEGKIVGKHLGLTFYTIGQRKGLGIGGAGEPWFVVGKNLPKNELIVVQGHDHPLLFTQSLKMHDLSWTLPEKPREGRYTCKTRYRMADAACELRYLSDDVAELRFDAPQWAVTHGQSAVLYDGEICLGGGIITATDKDVIVV